The DNA region CGCCCTCGAAGGAGGCGGCGGTGAGGACGTCGCACAGGAGGTCCTCGTCGACCGTGCCGGACGCGGTCAGCGGCCACTCGTCGACCACGACCACCACCACCGGCACCTGGACCCGCAACATCCCGGGCGCCGACGAAGACCTGTCCGCGACCGTCACCAACACCGGGACCGTCGAGCTCCAACTCACCGACCTCTTCGGCTCGGTGGTGCTCGTCACGGACCCGGCCCTGACCGCCCCCGTCCTCCTCGACGCCGACGAGTACGGCAACCCGGCCGCAGGCCAGGCGGCCACCCGCTACGGCTGGCCCGGCGCCAAGCAACGCTCCACCGAAGCCCAGGACGGCATCGTCCTCATGGGCGTCCGCCTCTACAACCCGGCCACCGGCCGCTTCCTCTCCGTCGACCCCGTCCCCGGCGGCAACGCCAACGCCTACGACTACGTCTACGGCGACCCAGTGGGACAGTACGACCTCGACGGCCGTAAGTGCTGGAAGGGGTTTGGCTGGGCTTGCAGCGCCGGCAACCAAGTACAGAAGCACTGGCGGGGAATCGCCCAGGTCGGAGTGACGGGAGTAGCTGTCGTAGCCGGCGCGGCGTGCGTAGCGGCGACGGCTGGCATCTGCGGTGGCGCGATCGCCGGCTATGCCATTGCGGCGGGAATCGGCGCTTCAGCAGGTGTGGCGAACTACCGGATCGGGACCGAGAAGCGAAGCACAACGGGATACGTTCAGGCCGCTCTGACTGGTATCGGTAACAATCTCGGGGGCATGCACGCCGGACGGGTGATGCTGCGCTCATCGGCATCGGTGAGGCTTCAGGGCTCCTTCACAACTCTCGTGAGGAAGCCCGTCAGGCTCCGCTTCTGGCGCCTATAGTGAAATCCGGTCGGACGCCCGTGCGATTCGGAGCGGGCGTCCGACCCCTCAGGAAGGACAGGTCGATGACTTTCTTTCAGATCATCGTGGCACTGATGAGGCGGAAGTCACTGTATGGACTGATTGTCGCTTATGTTCTTTTGGCTCTTATTTTTGCACCTCTGGCAGAGAAATCTCAACTCCTTCTGGTGATTCCGGCGGTGATCGTTGCGGTAACTTTCGCTCCGCTGTTGAAGTCGACTTTGAAGCGCAAGTCGGACGACGGTGAAAGTGGCTAGGGACGTGCCTCAGTAGCTGGCAAGCGGCCGAGCGGTCGTGATCGGCGGGAGCGGTCGTCGGTCGCTCGGGCGCGCCCTACCGCCTTCCGCCTCGGATAGATGCGGTGGCAGACCTCGTTCTCCGCCACGAACCGGGCGGAAGGACCTGAACTGGTAGACATCGATCGAAGTGACCTGATGTGAATTCAACTGGGTGCGGCCACGGAAGTCCGCTTCCGTGGCCGCACTCTGAGTGTTCTCTCGGTTCACACGCGGGAGGGGGTCGTGTACCACGGCATGGTCAGAACGAGCCGGGTCCGCTGGGACGAGGTGGAGGCCGTGGAGACGGGCGTGGTCCCGGGCGCGCTCTTCAGCTCCCACTGCCCCGGGCTCAGGCTGTCCTCCGGCGGGGAACTGCACTTCCAGGCCTTGGCCGGTTTCGGTGAGCGGAACCGTCGGGTCGACCGGGCGACCTCGATGCTGGAACACGGGCTCAGGGAACACCGCGACGCCTCGGCCCAGCGAGGAAGGAAGTACCGGGATCTCTCCGCCTGACCGGTGACGCCGGCTTGGGAGTTCTGCCTGGCCGAATTCGAGAGGAGTGTAGATGACCTCGGCTTACGGTCCGCTTCGATGCGAGGCGGACTTCGCATGCCTCGACCTCCGTGACCAGGTCGGAAATTCGCTCATATTCGACCCGAATGGCATTCATAGTAGCGCGGGAGAGGGTTTTAGCTGGGAGGAGATAGGGTGGATCGAAATGGATATCCGGGAAATCGGTTTCAAGTCCTCGGCACTGAACATCGTCATGTTCCTCCTTACCGTCGGTGGCGGCCTCACCTATCGTGCCCCCGGGACCACGGAGTCCTGGATCCGTGTGCGGCCGGTGCAAGGCCCGCCGCGGACGTGGAAGTTCGCCGTGCCGGACCGATCCGCGGGTCGATGGAGCCCGGCGGCTCTGCGCCGGCTCATTCGTCGCCTTGAGAGCACCGGCAGACGGGCCCATCTGGGTTCGCCCGAATTAGCGGCCAGCCTCGACGCACTTCACCGGCTGCCCCGGTTCCCCTTCTGGAGGCGGAACCGCGCGGTGGACCGTATCGTCGACTCCATTCCGGCGCCGGACCGGGCGAAGTGACGGTGTGGAATTCAGGACGGCCGCCGGTTGGAGGACGGAGTCTTCGGCGTCTTTCCAACCGTTCGACTCTCGGGATTGACTGACCGGTGGAGGCCGATCCACCGGAGGAACCGGCCTGGACGACGAGGACGGAACATGCGGAAGCGGCGTACTCCGTGGGCACTCGCCTACCTCCTGATCGGACTGGTGTGCCTGCTGATCGCCGTCTCCGTGGCGGCTTCCGCCACCAGGGTCGACGAACTCATCCCCATCGTCCTCGCCGGGGTCCCGGGGCTGGTGCTGACGATCCGTGCCCCGATGTACGGCGTCTCCTTCGGGGATGCCGGGGTGAAGTACTCCGGGTTGCTCAACTCGCGTTCCTACACATGGTCCGAGGTCCGGGAAGTGCGGTCCGCCGTCGTCTCGGGGACGCTGTTCTCCTCCGACGTCCCCGAGCTGGTCCTTGCCTCGGGCAGGACCGACCAGCTGCCGGTTCTGGCCGGCTACGGGTGGGGAGCCGAGACGAACCTGCGAGTCGAGCAGCTCGTGGCCGAACTGGAGAAGGCGCGGACGTCCGCCGTTCCGTCCCGGCGGACGGGCAGCTGAGGAACGAGGAGGTGTAGGCCGGAACCCTCGACGACATGGAGGCGTCGGGGAAGACGATGCCGCACGGCAGAAGACAGGGGGATGGCAATGGAGCTGCACCACTCCGGACGGCCGAGG from Kitasatospora sp. NBC_00458 includes:
- a CDS encoding RHS repeat-associated core domain-containing protein encodes the protein MPDAVSGHSSTTTTTTGTWTRNIPGADEDLSATVTNTGTVELQLTDLFGSVVLVTDPALTAPVLLDADEYGNPAAGQAATRYGWPGAKQRSTEAQDGIVLMGVRLYNPATGRFLSVDPVPGGNANAYDYVYGDPVGQYDLDGRKCWKGFGWACSAGNQVQKHWRGIAQVGVTGVAVVAGAACVAATAGICGGAIAGYAIAAGIGASAGVANYRIGTEKRSTTGYVQAALTGIGNNLGGMHAGRVMLRSSASVRLQGSFTTLVRKPVRLRFWRL